The sequence tttttgtcatacagTAAATATTATGTGTTGAAGAACCTATGTACATGTTGGTCATCCTCTGGCATTATAAGCTTGgttatgttgtttgttcatACGTCTAGGGGAAATCCTAGGTTATTGCACACTATGGCAGACAAAAACAGAATCCCAAAGGGCCACAATTTCATTCAAGTATTTTTCACATCTGTTCTACAGAAACCTAGCCAGCGGTAACTTAAGGCATCGtgttttcatgccatggcattTCAGAGCAGAGGACCTTAAATCCAAGTGCTGTattgtttcatgttttttcGCAAGATGTCTAACGTAAGGGGTATCTCCTTCCTTAGGggattgtttgttttgaatatttattacaCATTTTTAACCGGAATATTTTTACACATACGGTGTGTTATGTCTCATAAAGCGATCATGATGATCATCCTCGGTGCACACAActaaatgtattgttgaattaATCTTCTTGTTTGTGTTCTTTGTGTTCCAGAGGGTTTGAGAATTTAATGAGCAACTGTGAAAGCTTCCCTCCATTTTAAGCCCCCTCCTTTCTAAAAAAGCAATGTTATGTATATAATTAACATCAGTGCCTTCATTTTGATCTTTATGGTGTCTATGTGATTTTTTCAACCAGGAAATagctttatatttttattttgacatTGGTCACACTGCAGttttctatgtatatatgtatcatTTTCAAATGTCATAAGCCACCAGCCCAATAAAACACATTCACTACCCTGTAAAGGCTTCCTTTCTCATGTGTTCTGCTTCTCATTCAAGACACGTTTCTAAAAAAGCCAAAGAATTAAGGTGAAttccattaaggagcaggtataaGAGTTACCGTGCTCAAGAATACCTATACTGTATTGAAAAAAAGTAAATCTTAGTAAGATGAATCATATTTTAAATCAAGGCAATATCTATAATATATGCCGTTTTTTTGACGGACAAGATATTTCTACTTACCAGGCAGTTTTAATGTTAGAGCATTTTTCTTGTTTCAAGCTTTTTCTTCCTTAATTATCTTATTAAGATATCATAACATGTTACTGAGATTTTGGGTTGCACACTGGCATTTGTATTGATATTCCCTTCACTTGGTTACAGAACATATTGTGATCAATAATGAAGGGCTTATTATGATCTGCAGGATGACAAAGGCAAAGATGACGAATTTAATCAAATCTTATTGAGGCGTTTGATGACAAGATTGCTTTCATGTTAACTCAAATCATTTTGAAAAAAAGCTATAGGTTTCTGCTACTAAGGCTACCTATTTATCACTTCATTCATATGGAGCATAATATCTATTAATTTAGAATTGTAGTTATTTCATCAGCTCAATGGCTGTGAAATTGGTAACATTCTGAAATGATTGCATGTAGTCacgtttatgtttgtttgtttgtttgtaggtTAGCCAGGAAGATAAATAGAGAGATATATTGATCAAACCAATGAAtatatagatagaaagatacaCACAGCTTGGTAGAGAGATAGAATGACCGATACATAGATTGATAAATATAATCATTAACTAGTTTGATATTGCGTACAAATATCTTCAATGTGCCTTGATATTCCTTAACGGTAAAATATAGAATGTTACAAAAAAATAGCATTTAGCGTAACAAAATTCTAACCCTATTTTCAATTTGATATTTTCAATAGTTTGTAAATAGCCAATTATTCATTACACACGTTACCAATTAACCACATTTGAAATAGATGTTATGGACATGTGAGTTATAGGTTGTAatgatacaaaataataataataataaccctgATCCTTAATTGGTGTGAAACAAGAAGAATCCATCCATTGAAAGAACCATTATTTAAGAATTTCAATGTGCCATTAGCCAGACCTTAATGGCACCCCTCATCTAATTGTACCGAATATCTTATATTTAATTACATTCCATTAgggatataaaaaaatatggtgGGTTTTAATTGACATTTCGATTTAATATTGGGAGGAATTGCTTCATGTTGCCAAGGGTTTTTATTTCAATTAAACAGTAGCTTAATGTTTATAGTGGTATTAAGGAAAATAGATTTGGTATTTCAGAGACGTAAACAGATAACATGATCAATGTTTTGTTGAGCACAAATTATGAACATCCATTACAATTCCACAGGAGAAAATAGTTTAGTTCAATATTTAAGTGTGCAGTACATAGTCCTCTGAAACATTTTATGAAACATCagattaaatatatacattcaaTTTCTCCTTAAATATATCTCTTGAAAAATACAGCAATGGACACTTGGAAATTCATTTACAAAGGCAGCAGGCCAAACCACAGATAATATTCAGTATTAAAAAAAGCCTTTATAGAATAGGCAAAAACAGCATTCACCCTTCCCAAAGGATAATTACATCTCCCACAATCTCAGAAGTGGAGGGATTTTGCAAGGCCAGGATGCGAGATGGTTTTAACCACAGTGAGGTAGGATACAGGGAGAACAAAACAATTCAGGTCACAGAGATAGAGCTACTAAGAGGTTCTGGCATTTAGAGAAGAAAAATACTGATTATAGAGGATATTTCAGTTGATGGGGGTGCGTAACTGTACCCTTATGCAATTACACAGCCGACAACACTGTATGCTCCACAGTCCATGCAAGGATGACGAACAAATTACAACTGGGCAACGGATGTCTACATTAAGGATTCAGGATGAGTCATCGGtctgttcctctcctccccttacaCGCCAGCTTAAAAAAACACTGAGGATGAGCTATCACAGTATTTTTTCACTACTTTACAAAATATCTACTGCAGCATCTATGCAGTAAGGCTACCTCGCCCTGGGATCCATTCTGAACCCTTGTCCTTACAAGTTTGGCAAAAAGTCTGTTCATACCGCACATCTAATCAGAGTTCCCTGCGTAGCCCATGTTTACCGCACACCTTTCAGAGCTGCTACGAACCCCTTCTGGTGACCTTCAACGCAAGCCCTCAATGAACTGCTACGCGACCGCAGTCGCTCCACCGGTACGGACACGCCGCTCTTCGCGCCGCAGGCGTTGTCAGGGCTGCCTCTGCAGAGGCAGGTTCAGAGTCACAGCGGCCTCGCGTGGCTCCACCGCGGGCCTGCTGACCATCTCGCACGCGTCGGAGCGCGCCGCCGCGTTCTCCTCGTGCATCTGGGACACCTCGGTGGAGCCCGCCTCGAAGCCCGGCGCCGTGTTGGCCACGTGCATCACGTGCACCTTGTTGCGGCCCTTCTTGCTGCTCAGGATGCAGCTGAACACCTTCTTGAAGCCCTTGCGGAAGTGCTTGGACACCAGGGCGTACACGATGGGGTTGAGGCAGGAGTTGGCGTAGGCCATGCAGTGCGACAGGATCCGGATGGCGTAGGTGGTGGGGTTGAAGGGGAAGTCGCCGTACAGGTAGCACAGGATCACCACGTGGTACGGCAGCCAGCAGATGCAGAACAGCACCGTCACGATGATGATCATCTTGGTGACCTTGCGCTTGGCCCGCTTGGACTCCGACATGCCGTCCAGGGGGTCCACGGCGGTCCACAGGTACTTGATCGTCCGGGTGTAGGACAGGCTCACGATCAGCACGGGGATGACGTAGCCGAACATGAAGGTGCACGTGTCCAGGACTTTGCGGTTGTGGGCTTCCCATCCGGGGATGCACACGGTGCTGTTGTCGTAATCGATGAGGTCGTAGTAGCTGAGGTAGGGCCCGGCGAACACCAAGGACAGACCCCAGATGACCACCATTGCGACCACGGCGTTGCAGGGGGTCCGCAACTCTCTGGAGCGCAGGGGGTATCGGATGGCCAGATACCTAGGAGAGAAAGGAATTTGCTTGAGGTGTAGGCGAAGGAGAGATTCCTCCCCATTGGCGTGACAAGGCGTGCATACAAATTGATACGATTGCATCATAATGCATGAGTAGGGATGGACGTTGGTGGAATTCTTATCTGGCTCATCATGGGGAACGCAATCCATGTGCTTATAATAAATCCTGAGTGAAGGGACCAACCGCCTGTTATCAAGGTGACAATTCTCAGTTGATCTTCCATTATTCAGAGTTTTGTTATATCATTTTCAATGGAAATGGGATCTTGGATAAGATAAGGATTTCAGTGCTGCATGAACATCCATGATCTGCTCCTCTGGGGGATCCACTGCCCGGTAGACAAATTAATAATTCCCTCTGTAGGAATGTACATCCCGCCTATCCCTCAAACCAATGACGCAGGTGGAAAGCGGAAACGACAGTCCTTCATCGTATCTCATCTCCAACAGAAAACATTTGTGTTGACTCATATACTCTTGACATGCCTCGGGAAGAGGAGGATCTCATGAACAAAGAGGACAGGTCGGGTTAGATGAAAACCactaaatattgtaaatattgccaGTGTTTGTTAATGGTTTCAATTGCACAGGCCAAAGAACCGCCGATATTGATtgaccccaccacccccaacagtaatggggggtggtggggggtgttgggggagagttcggggggggggggggggggggtatttgctTCTAATTAATCCCTCTTGACAACCGATGAGCCAATTTGTGTCTCTCAGCTGTCCTTACATTGGCAGCCTGAATTCGATTGAAAGGGCTTCCTTGCTGATAGATTGAGGAGATTTGAATACAAGCTTGGTGGCATTTCAGAGAAAGCATTATCCATCTGCTATGATCTGTGTTCATTCCTCATGTACAAATTAAATTACGGACATACTCTTCGATACGAAGAGCAGTGAGAGTAGGGCCGATTATATAAAAGTATTTGCGAAGCTTGTTTCCAATTATTTGGCTACGTACTAATTAAACCAATTATATTATTGTCTAACAAGCGCAATTCATTGCAGTACATCaaaaccaggggggggggcgggaatAGGGCTTGTAAGCGTATGCCACGGCCAACGGAACTCACTATCAATGTTGTCCTGTTCTgccgtttggaaaatctgccttttctgacatcacaagtgggcgtgtccacctagatgtcaGCAAaagttgctcatctatccagcatacatctaggtggacacgcccacttgtgatgtcagaagaggccgattttcaaaacggccctgtactggctaatcacactcacacctggtggtataatatatcACCTTTAAGACAAATCCTTAACTTTAACTCTCTAGTTGCTCTCTATTGAACTATTGAACTATGAAAATCCAATAGCGCAATAACATGTGACCTCCCATACCTGTCCACGGACACGGCCGCTAGTGTGAAGCTGCTGGCGTACATGGTGAGGTTGATGAAGAAGTGCACCACCTTGCACATGAACGAGCCGAACACCCATCCTTCCAGGGAGTAGATGGTGGCTTGGAAAGGCACGCagaagatgatgaagaagaaatcGGCCACGCTGAGGTTGAGTATGAACAGGTTGGTGGTGTTGTAGCCGACCTGCCCGCTGCGTAGCAGGACGGCCAGCACCAGGCTGTTGCCGACGGTGCCCAGCAGGAAGATGAGCGAGAAGACCACGGAGACGACGACGCTGGTCGGGTTCAGCTGGTAGCTGTCGGACACGTTGGAGGACGGCCCTCCGAGTTTGCTGAAGTCCTCCAAATCAGACATGTTTAGATGCAAATCTGAAATAGAAAATATGTACTAAAGAGTTTGGTGTGGATGTAAATTTAAAGGTGAAATGTTGTACCACCAGAGGTGCGTTCAGAATCgcaaacataggcgaacgttcgcgaacgattttaaacattttccgttaaacgaacataagcaagcaaacgtttacgaacataggcaaactgtctgaagaggtagttctccacaaacagagatggatcgcggtgccctcttcggctacgtgacattcgttgccatggcattaaactaaactatattgaaatcatttactcctttcctacacagaaagcaatagataaaacgtttcatatagcctatctacacccttacttcaactgttgtcttttgcatcctaaaatgcgatttgaacgttatatcgcagtaagtgggtacaacttcggtgacgtagccctctattcttgaattttccgtaggcctactggttgtctgcagtaggctttcaacgaggtcgaccacttgcaaaccctcttctgtaaactcttccattaacatggaggctgccgctaataccatggccttcgtatccatttttttcgtcgacagtttgtttagaacggtgttcaaaaatctttcaaaattaattgtttaatgtcaacgcgttcgttgcgaacgttcgcctatgttcgCTGAACTTGAACGCACCTCAGGTGTGTCATACATctatggacacgcccacttgtgatgtcaacagagacggcttgtaacggctaatcatactcacaccAGGTGCAAAAATAGGTAACCTTTAAATATAACCAGTTCCCCTGAGCTAAGGGTTGCCTGTAATATGCACATAATAATGACATGGGTTGAATGAATGAAGTTTTCGAACAATGCTATTTGAACTTTTATATATTGTTCGTCGTGTGTATACTGTATTTAGACCAATAAATCAGGACTGTTACTTCTATGGATTTTCAAAAGAAacatgatttattttgtgtggaAGCTTCCAGTGTTTGACTCTGGTTGCATTTCGCCTGCAGAAAATATGCTGTTTATCCCCCAAGAGGAGTGGTGTGAAATCGGCTCCCAGATTGGAGGGCTGCCTGGGGCTCTCGACGCAAGACTGAGGAGTCTCATGGAACCGAAATGGGCCCTACATAATCCAGTGCCTTCAAAAACCTTAGTGGGCCCACATTGTAATGCGTAACTGACGAAGGAAGGAAGGGTCTGCAGCTGTTGAATAATTTAGTTCTCTATAAACAAACCTTTAGAATGCTCTCATGATAATTAAGTATCAATAACTGAATACATCGCTAATAGGAATGGGCCTACATGTTAATCATCGTTTACAGTTCAATATCTCCCTTAAGGAATGTATTAAAATCAATTTCATACATTTTTAAGCAACTGGGGTGAACCGtgttaaaaatgtataattctGCAAGGCTATGTCAATATGTGGGCCAAGCCAATATTTGTCATAGTTGATGGATGGGGTGAACCAAAGTGTTCACCCCATCCTTTCCTTTCTCTCAGCAGGTAAAACAGTGGTTTGAAGAAAATATTTCAAGTCACTAAACCTGAAAAGCACCTTATAGTTAGTTTTCACTATTCCCTAAGAACGCTTACGTCACCACATTTATTTGTGGGATCCCCAAGGAACCCAAAAACCtctactgtgtttttttttttagaaacagAAAATAACAATCCAAACCAACCATGTAGAATAAAATCTATTCACTGCGCACGACGATGAATACGATAACAGTAAATATTCACTACGCTCCCAGATGAAAACATAAACATGGAGCGCCCCTTGCAGATTAAAAACGAGTCATGATGTCAGCCAGCGGGTGCAGCTTTTGGGACATTTACAAAGGGAGCGTCTCTGTGATGTAAGCCCTATTGCCAGAACTCTACTCACACCTCTCCCTGCCATAGCTCACTCCGCTGAGTTGCATAATCCAGACTTCTATTCATTACCCAAGGtgtcgtggtgtgggggggaatGCCCGGAATGCACAACATTCCTCCTGTCAGAGGATGTGCAACACATCTAAGGGGTTTTCTGGCTGTGTAGTCCGCTAAGGTGGACGAGGCGGTTCCCCCCGGAAGGATGTTTGGGATTCAGCAACAGCCAGTTTTACAGCTGTGGCTGTCAAACCTATTGATGAACACATACTGGGAGAGGAGGATGCGATGAAGATGTAGTTACAGTAAACAGGGGAACTCTGGGAATGATGGCCCGCCTATGGCATTCTGACAGTTAGGCTGTTAGTCATGATGCAGAAGCTCTCACTGAATGACAATAGGCAGAAACTTTGCTTATCAATGCAGCCATCTGCAACATGCTCCCTGATTTGTGTAGAAGTAGATCCCAGACCAGGGCTTTCGGAAAATGGCAACATAAACATTGCTTAGAATCTTCAAAGGGACTTTGCTCATGCACGGGGATGACATGCAGATTGTGTTGAAATGTGGAACGTACCTGGACTAGTTGGAAGCAGTGCTTTGGGATTCCTCTTCAAACTAGCAGCGGTGTTCCCCAGCTATCATAACACATCTGAATCTATATTTCTCCTTTGTACATCGATATCTGCCTGGGATGTTagcatctctctctcaatgGCTCTCTCTAAATCTGCCTGTTTCCCTTGCTCGCTCTCTACCTCTCAAAGCAAGCCCCtcgctctatgtctctctcttccttgctctctctctctccctctctctctttcccgggttctttttctccctctctctgtctctcgctccctccctagCTCACTCGctcccttttttctctctctctcccctgcactctctctttctccattgctctccctctctctgtgtgtgtctctctctctccctcccacccgtATATCCTTATCAGGACTCCTCCCCCAGCATATTCACTTATATGTTCACACTTGACTGCAGAAAAGGAATGCAAGGCAGAGGCATGTGGTGGTACCCCTCTCTTCTCCGTAGACAAATAACATGTTGGGCCAGATTCATCTCCAACAGGATGGAAAGAGTCAGCCACTGGGACATAGTCAACATTTGTTATAGTGTGtagcagtctgtgtgtgtgtgtgtgtgtgtgtgtgtgtgtgtgtgtgtgtgtgtgtgtgtgtgtgtgtgtgtgtgtgtgtgtgtgtgtgtgtgtgtgtgtgtgtgtgcgtgcgtgcgtgcgtgcgtgtttgtgtgtgtgtttgtgtcgatTTGCGCCAAATTACAAGCCAACTAACAACCACGTCCTTATTCCACAGTGGCACAACTCTATTAAATAGAGGCAATAttgtttcagagtgtgtgtgtgtgtttgtgtgcgtttgtgaatgtctgtgtgtttttgtttgtatctaTGCAGGTTTTTATTTGGAAAAAAACAGTACTTCTAGATTAGGTTTGCAAATTGAAGTAGGGCATGGGAAATGAGCCCCCGTTCCCCCTGTGCGCTACTGCAATCAAACTGCAAAGAGCAGGCATAAGCAAGCATTAGAGTCCATTAGAGACTGTAAAGATAACAGAGAATTAGGTTTTTGCTTTTAAGTTGTTATTGAATTCCCTTCTTCCGTTGCAGGAACAgaagaacatttattttcttcagaCGGACCGATTGGTTCACCATGTGAGACGTTTTCATTAGAGGACCAGTGGGTCTCCTCGGATGGCTCAGACAAGGAGGCAAGCAATCGCAATATCTAGTAGGGCGCAGGACACTCCGTTAAACATGTTACATTACCGATGGCTTTTGCTCAGGGCCAGGTTCACTGCTCCACTGACTTGCTCGTTGCAGTTACGACATTCTCATGCCTTATGCCACACCATGGGTGTGGCTCCAAGCActgtatacattatatatatattatattctgCCAGGAG comes from Gadus macrocephalus chromosome 2, ASM3116895v1 and encodes:
- the galr2b gene encoding galanin receptor 2b, encoding MSDLEDFSKLGGPSSNVSDSYQLNPTSVVVSVVFSLIFLLGTVGNSLVLAVLLRSGQVGYNTTNLFILNLSVADFFFIIFCVPFQATIYSLEGWVFGSFMCKVVHFFINLTMYASSFTLAAVSVDRYLAIRYPLRSRELRTPCNAVVAMVVIWGLSLVFAGPYLSYYDLIDYDNSTVCIPGWEAHNRKVLDTCTFMFGYVIPVLIVSLSYTRTIKYLWTAVDPLDGMSESKRAKRKVTKMIIIVTVLFCICWLPYHVVILCYLYGDFPFNPTTYAIRILSHCMAYANSCLNPIVYALVSKHFRKGFKKVFSCILSSKKGRNKVHVMHVANTAPGFEAGSTEVSQMHEENAAARSDACEMVSRPAVEPREAAVTLNLPLQRQP